The Candidatus Poribacteria bacterium genome has a segment encoding these proteins:
- a CDS encoding aminoglycoside phosphotransferase family protein yields MSTTRRSTASSRRVSNSPTTGSASRSDAEVLHLPRRHKLHDDEVDIDADLVERLIASQFPRLAGMSIRPVPSMGTVNAIYRVGGEHYARLPRTPRWAADLERECQWLPYLAPHLTLRIPEPLAMGEPLDGYAFRWAVYRWIDGAPYDDRLIADERDAARTLSEFVRELRSVPPLPDAPRAGRRPLRELDAMTRDALESARDVIDCAAALTAWDRALETPAWSGEPVWIHADLLMPNLLVNAGRLAAVIDFGSAGIGDPAHDVIPAWSVFGSAGRDAFRRTLDVDDGTWSRARGIALHQAAIAIPYYVETNSGFAALAKRTVEQVVSD; encoded by the coding sequence ATGTCGACCACGAGACGGTCAACCGCGAGCTCCCGAAGGGTATCGAACTCGCCTACGACGGGCTCCGCGTCGAGGTCTGACGCCGAGGTCCTCCACTTGCCACGCCGACACAAGCTACACGACGACGAGGTCGATATCGACGCCGACCTTGTCGAGCGGCTGATCGCGTCGCAGTTCCCACGGCTCGCGGGCATGTCCATCCGACCGGTTCCGTCGATGGGGACGGTGAACGCGATCTATCGCGTCGGCGGCGAGCACTACGCGCGCCTTCCGCGAACGCCTCGGTGGGCGGCCGACCTGGAGCGCGAATGCCAGTGGCTGCCGTATCTCGCGCCCCATCTGACGCTGCGGATTCCCGAACCGCTGGCGATGGGCGAGCCCTTGGATGGGTACGCCTTCCGCTGGGCGGTCTACCGGTGGATCGACGGCGCGCCCTATGACGACCGCCTCATCGCCGACGAGCGCGACGCCGCGAGGACGCTGTCGGAGTTCGTGCGCGAGTTGCGCTCCGTCCCGCCCCTGCCCGACGCGCCGCGCGCAGGTCGCCGCCCGCTGCGGGAGCTCGACGCGATGACACGCGATGCCCTCGAATCCGCGCGGGATGTCATCGACTGCGCGGCTGCGTTGACTGCCTGGGATCGCGCGCTCGAAACCCCGGCGTGGAGCGGCGAACCGGTATGGATCCACGCCGATCTGCTGATGCCGAACCTGCTCGTGAACGCAGGTCGGCTCGCTGCCGTCATCGACTTCGGCAGCGCGGGGATCGGCGATCCGGCGCACGATGTCATCCCCGCGTGGAGCGTCTTCGGGAGCGCTGGGCGGGACGCGTTCCGGCGGACCCTCGACGTGGACGACGGCACGTGGAGCCGGGCGCGCGGGATCGCCCTACACCAAGCCGCGATCGCCATTCCGTACTACGT
- a CDS encoding MBL fold metallo-hydrolase, translating into MKVTFLGTGTSSGLPVIGCECAVCMSDDPKNRRLRVSVLLEWDDKRVVIDTGPDFREQMIRERVRTLDAVLYTHSHADHLYGLDDIRIFCMRAGGRIPVFGERASLDRILHVFDYAFVGRVEGGGVPQLDLREIDGPFELFGREIVPLRVWHGSTPVLAYRIGGFAYATDCSAVPPETMEELEDLDVLVLDALRPKPHSTHFSIDEAIAVAQKLKPRRTYFVHMTHDVDHETVNRELPKGIELAYDGLRVEV; encoded by the coding sequence GTGAAAGTCACCTTCCTGGGAACCGGCACGTCGAGCGGGCTGCCGGTCATCGGGTGCGAATGCGCCGTCTGCATGTCGGACGATCCGAAGAACCGGCGTCTGCGCGTGTCGGTTCTGCTCGAATGGGACGACAAGCGCGTCGTCATCGACACGGGACCCGATTTCCGCGAGCAGATGATCCGCGAGCGCGTCCGGACGCTCGACGCGGTTCTCTACACCCACTCCCACGCCGACCATCTCTACGGACTCGACGACATCCGCATCTTCTGCATGCGCGCCGGAGGTAGGATACCGGTCTTCGGAGAGCGAGCGTCCCTCGACCGCATCCTGCACGTGTTCGACTACGCGTTCGTGGGTCGGGTAGAAGGCGGCGGCGTGCCGCAGTTGGACCTGCGCGAGATCGACGGGCCCTTCGAGCTCTTCGGTCGGGAGATCGTGCCGCTGCGCGTGTGGCACGGGAGCACGCCGGTTCTCGCGTACCGGATTGGCGGATTCGCCTACGCGACCGACTGCAGCGCCGTGCCGCCGGAGACGATGGAGGAGCTCGAAGACCTCGACGTCCTCGTTCTGGACGCTCTGCGCCCCAAGCCGCATTCGACGCACTTCTCCATCGACGAGGCGATCGCCGTCGCGCAGAAGCTCAAGCCGCGCCGGACGTACTTCGTCCACATGACCCACGATGTCGACCACGAGACGGTCAACCGCGAGCTCCCGAAGGGTATCGAACTCGCCTACGACGGGCTCCGCGTCGAGGTCTGA
- a CDS encoding cysteine desulfurase, with protein sequence MPRPIYLDHNSTTPLKPEVLDAMMPFLTERYGNASSLHAYGRAARNAVESARDAVARLIGAEPSEIVFTSGGTESDNLAIHGILNAARDRNRLVTTAIEHHAVLETAKWHQRRGVPVTFVGVDRFGHVDLDALRDALDDGTALVSVMHANNEVGTLQPIGEIAEIARERSVPLHTDAVQTVGRIPVSVAELGANLLSLSAHKFGGPKGVGALYVRQGTRIERLHHGGSHERNRRGGTENVAGIVGLGRAAELALEGVASESARLRDLTDEFLAQIAARIEGYEINSPSDRTPGTVSLSFHDVIGENLILALDLEGVCVSTGSACTSGSMEPSHVLRAMGLPPEIAQGTIRFSFGSGNDSEQATETVDILARLLERMRQRKPRARAVNEGAAG encoded by the coding sequence ATGCCACGACCCATCTACCTCGACCACAACTCGACGACGCCGCTCAAGCCCGAAGTGCTCGACGCGATGATGCCGTTCCTGACCGAGCGCTACGGGAACGCCTCGAGCCTGCACGCCTACGGACGCGCCGCGCGGAATGCCGTCGAATCGGCGCGCGATGCCGTCGCCCGGCTGATCGGGGCGGAGCCGTCGGAGATCGTCTTCACCAGCGGCGGCACGGAATCGGACAACCTGGCGATCCACGGCATTCTGAACGCCGCGAGAGACAGGAATCGCCTCGTCACGACGGCGATCGAGCACCACGCCGTCCTCGAAACGGCGAAATGGCATCAGCGGCGAGGGGTTCCCGTGACGTTCGTCGGCGTCGATCGGTTCGGGCATGTCGACCTGGACGCGCTCCGCGACGCGCTGGACGACGGGACCGCGCTCGTCTCCGTCATGCACGCCAACAACGAGGTCGGCACGCTCCAGCCCATCGGCGAGATCGCGGAGATCGCGCGCGAACGGAGCGTTCCCCTGCACACGGACGCGGTCCAGACGGTCGGTCGGATTCCCGTCTCCGTCGCGGAGCTCGGCGCAAACCTGCTGTCGCTGTCGGCGCATAAGTTCGGGGGGCCCAAGGGCGTCGGCGCGCTCTACGTGCGGCAGGGGACGCGGATCGAGCGGCTCCACCACGGCGGATCGCACGAGCGGAACCGGCGCGGCGGAACCGAGAACGTCGCCGGCATCGTCGGACTGGGCAGAGCCGCAGAGCTCGCGCTGGAGGGCGTCGCGTCGGAATCGGCGCGGCTGCGCGACCTGACGGACGAGTTCCTGGCGCAGATCGCCGCGCGGATCGAGGGGTACGAGATCAACTCACCATCAGACCGGACGCCCGGCACGGTGAGTCTGTCGTTCCACGACGTGATCGGGGAGAACCTGATCCTCGCGCTCGACCTAGAGGGCGTGTGCGTCTCGACGGGTTCCGCATGCACGTCGGGGTCGATGGAGCCGTCGCACGTCCTGAGAGCGATGGGGCTTCCGCCGGAGATCGCCCAGGGAACGATCCGATTCTCGTTCGGGTCGGGGAACGACTCCGAGCAGGCGACCGAAACCGTGGACATCCTGGCGCGTCTGCTGGAGCGGATGCGCCAACGCAAGCCGAGGGCGCGAGCCGTCAACGAGGGAGCCGCCGGGTGA